Below is a genomic region from Geoglobus acetivorans.
TTGTTACCTTCAGGGATGGTTCAGAATTCACCATACCGGTTAAGGAGATGGAGGAGATCGTTCCTGACGGATGTCATGTGTGCCAGGATTTTTCTGCTGTGGAAGCAGATGTCAGCATCGGAAGTGTGGGCAGCGATCCGGGATTTTCGACGGTTCTGATCAGACAGGAGAACGCAAAGAAAATTTTTGATTACATGGTTGAGAAGGGCTATGTGGAAACAGGAAAGGCGAAGATGAAAATAGTTCAGAGACTGTGCGATTTCAAGGTCAAGATTCACCCATATCCTCCAAAGGAAGAAGAGCCTGAAAACTCTGAAAGCACCCAGTAAATTTTTTATTCTTTTTCTTAATCAATCATGTTAACCCGCCGTTGCGGCTGGAGTCAGCAGTCGCTATGCGATGAAACGCCGTCGGCAAGCCGTCAATCACACTCTTCTTTCAGAGGTCTGTGGGAATATCCAGAAACTCAACATCTACTCCCAGCTTGTCCCCAGCGACGTTCATCAACGCCTTCACTCCGGGGGTTTCGCTGTTGTAGTGGCCGAGATATATGATATTCATTGCACAATCTTTTGCAGCGTGATATGCAGTATGCTCGATTTCTCCCGTGATCAGTAAATCTACACCTTCTTTTTTCGCTTCCTCAATGTATCCTGCACCTCTCCCGGAAATCACGGCTATTTTTTCCACGTAATCGTCGCCGAATTTCATGTATCCCACTTCGCCAAACCGGTCTTCGAGGATCTCAAGTATCTCTTCAAATTCGGAATTTGCATAGCCTGCATAACCTATTTTCGTGCCTTTATAATCTCCAAATCTGTCTTCGGGCTCGATGCCGATGTATCTGAGGATCATTGCATTGTTCCCGATTTCTGGATGGGCATCAAGTGGTATGTGTGCTGCGTAAAGAGAGAGCTCGTTTTCCAGCAGAAACTTCAGCCTCTCCTTCATCAGTCCGGTAACCCTGTCGACTCCGTTCCAGATTATGCCGTGGTGCACAATGAGCATCTCTGCCTCGCATTCGAGAGCATAGGTGAAGCTCTGCATCGAGGCATCCACAGCAAATGCAATTTTTTCGACGTCATGGCTGCCTTCAACCTGCAATCCGTTCGTACTTGCGTCAGGGAAGTCATGAACTTTGAGGTACTCATCAAGAAATCCTTCGATAAGTTTGAGATCCATAGGTAGAGACTGTCAGCAATTTAAAAACATTATCGAAAGATTTTTTTGCATCCATCACGATAAAAAAACGGGGTGATAATGTGAGAAAGGTTATTTTTATACTAACTGCAATTATGCTCGCTCTGGTTACAGATGCTGGGGCAGTCTCGGTCGACTACACGGTCAATCCTTCAACTCCACACCCCGGCGACGTCTTTACCATTGGCGTTTTTGTATCCTCTCAGGGGTCGGTTTTGAGAGATTTGAAAATAACTTTCATGGAACAGGAGGAAAATCTTGCGATTCTCAAGGATGGAGAGGAAGTATCCAGGCTTACCAGAGATGTTGGAGACGTTTACGGGAACGCAAAAACTTCAATAAATCTAATCGCCCACTCTGGCGGAGTTTACAACCTCAGGGTCAAGGTTGTCTACGACTACGGGACAAAAAGCTTTGAAGAGGTACTATCAATTCGAGTTCTCGAGAAGCCTTCGTTCAGGGTGTCTCAGTACACCATCCCCGAGCTGTTTCCGGGGTCCCAGTCAAACGTGTCCTTCAGCATATTGAACAGTGGGGGAAAAGCCAGGAACCTTGTGGCCGAGCTTGTAACGCCGAAAGGCATAATTTCTTCTGGAAAAATTGAGAAGGATGCGGTCGATAAGGGGGAGGCTTTCAATCTGATGTTCAATCTGAGCGCAGTACAGTCTCTGAAGCCCGACATATATCCGATGACTCTTTCCCTGAGGTTTGAAGACACCTTCGGGAATCCATACTCTGAAAACTACTCGTTTTCAGTCAGGGTTGAAGCAAAACCGGCAGTAATCATCTCTGACATATCCACGAACCCTGACAGCATATATCCCGGAGATAGCTTCACCCTTTCTGTGACAATCCAGAATTCCGGAAAAGGAAAAGCAGAAAATGTCAGAGCTGTGCTCTCATATCCGGCTGGCTTCTCGGGTGAGACTGAAGGATTTGCAGGAGACATCGAGTCCGGGACTGCAAAAACGGTAAACTTCAGGATTAAGGTCAGCAAGGATGTTGAAAGCGGAACATATCCGTTCAAACTTTCGGTGTATTCTGACAGCTTAGGCGAAGTAAAGGAATTCGAATTCAGTATTTTTGTTAACGACTTTGGGGATATAGACCTTGAAATTTCTGGAATTTACTTCTCTGAGAGACCTCTTACGGGTTCGGAATTCACACTTTCCTTCCAGCTCGAAAACGTTGGGCAGCAAACTGCAAAAGCCGTCAGCATAGAACTGGAACTTCCTGATGGATTCGAGGGACGAAATCAGTATTTCACCGGGACCATTGAAGGTGGAGACTCAGCAACTGCATCATTTGACCTCAAGGCTCCCGAAAATCCTGGAGACTATATTATCAGGGCAAAAATATCGTATCTGGATTCCAGGTATGAACGGCACGAAGTTGAAAGGACATTCACCCTGCATGTTTACTCGACAGAAAGCATGGGCGCACTTTATGCTGGAGTTCTGGCTGTTATTTTGGTCATTGCTGCCACACTCCTCTGGAGGAGAAGCAAAAAATGAGTCTGATCTCTCTCGAGGATGTCTGGAAAACCTACAGGATGGACAGAGTAGAGGTTCATGCTTTGAGGGGAGCCACCCTCGAGGTGGGTGAAGGTGAGTTTGTTGTCATTCTTGGACCTTCAGGTTCGGGGAAAACGACCCTGCTGAATATAATTGGCGGGATAGATCTGCCCACGAAGGGGAAGGTGTATTTCAGGGGTAGGGATATCTCGAAACTCGATGACCGGGAACTCACTCTCCACAGAAGGAAGAATGTGGGTTTTGTTTTTCAGTTTTTCAACCTTCTTCCAACCCTGACAGCGAGAGAAAATGTTATGATTGCTCAGGAACTTGTTGATAATTCCAGAGACGTCGATGAGGTTCTGGAGTTTGTGGGGCTTGGGGATCGAGCCAGTCATTTTCCCTCCGAGCTTAGCGGTGGCGAGCAGCAGAGGGTTGCAATAGCAAGGGCGCTTGTAAAAAATCCGCCACTCATTCTTGCAGACGAACCCACCGGAAGTCTTGATCTTGAAACGGGAAAGCGGGTTTTGAGGGTTATGAGGGACATAAACAGGGAAAGCAAGATAACGTTCATCCTTGTTACGCACAATTCAGTCATAGGAGAAATGGCTGACAAAATCGTAAGGCTTAGAGATGGGAAGGTTGCTGACATTAAAATAAACGAATCTCCGCTTGAACCGGAGGAGCTTGAATGGTAGCGATTCTACATCTGAAGGTATTTAGGGACATAAAGGCTCAGAAATATCAGTTTCTGGCAATTATCTTTCTGATCGTGGCAGGAGTTGGGCTTTTCTCAGCATTTTACATGGCCTATCTGAATTTGAGCACCACTTACCATCATTTTTATAACGAAATGGATTTTGAGGACCTTTCTGCCACGTTCCTTCCAATCAGTCAGGAAAAGCTTGAGAAGGTCAAGAGAATAGATGGAATAAAGGACTTTGTCATAAGGACGACGCTGTATGGCGTTTACGAAAGAGAAAACAGAGAAATCACTCTAAGAATCGTTACAATGCCTGATAAAATGGCAGTTAACAGACTGTACCTTGTGGAGGGCAGGTTTCCGGACAAGGGCGAAAACGCAATTCTGCTGCTGAAGAATTTTGCAGACTTTCACGGGATAAAACCCGGTGAAGTTATTGAGGCAACTGTGGATGGAAAGAAGGTAAAATTTACGGTTTCTGGGATAGTCTATTCTCCCGAATTTCTCTGGATATTTGAGTCCGGGAGCTGGATCACAACCCCTGAGAACTATGGTGTTGTTTTTGTCAACCACAGAACACTTGAAAAAGCGCTTGGGAAGGAATTGCCACCAACGGAAATTCACATAACTGTGGTTGATAAAAGCAGGGTGGAAGGGGTCATAAACAGAGTTTCGGATGTGATTGGCAAGGACAATCTGATCACAATTTACAAAAGAGAAGATCAGCCAAGCTATCGGGCGCTAAAAATGGATCTCGATGGATTCAGGGAGATGGCAGTAATGTTCCCCGCTCTTTTTTATCTCATCTCTGCCATGATGATTTACATACTGATGTCCCGTCTTGTCAGAGAACAGAGAAGAGTTATAGCAGTTTTGAGAGCCACTGGATATACTAAGACAGAGATACTTGTTCACTATTCCCTTCACTCAGTAATCTCAGGAATTGTGGGAACTGCTGGAGGAATTGTACTGGGCTTTGTGCTATCTTCCGTAATAACTGATGTTTATGTGGGTTATCTCAACATCCCGTATTCTATAGTGGGAATTTATCCTGATGTCATCATGTTCTCTTTTGTTATGGGTATGGGCGTCCCAGCATTTGCAGGTATATTGACTGCATTGACTGCGGCGAAGGTCGAGCCGGCTTCAGCACTGAGGGGCATAGAGGTCAAATCTGAAGGCATCAGGGCTGAAAAACTCTTTGCAATTTTTTCGAGAGCATCGCTTCTCACAAAGTTTGCAGTCCGAAATATGTTCAGAACTCCCCGGAGGACTGTTTACTCTATTTTTGCAGTAATGTCGAGTGTCGTGCTACTCCTTGTATCTCTTTCGTTTGTTGATGCGACCAATTATGTTCTTGACACACAGTTTAATGAAATCACAACCTACAACGTAAAGGTGAAAACAGGCAGCGAGGAGATTTACGACAGGATAAAGAAAATGGAAGAGGTTGAGGAAGCCATAAAATTCATTGAAGCAGGAGTTGTTATAGAGAAGGATGGTAAAAGGAAAGCGACTGTTCTTTATGCTCTGCCTGCTGACCAGAATCTTATCAATATATTTGATATGGAGGGGCGGCGGAGGTTACCTCCATCAGATGGTGTTGTTTTGCCAGAAATAATTGCCAGGGAGCTCAGAATTTCTCCGGGTGAGGTAGTTTACCTGACTTCCCCCGAATTTGGAAAAATAAAGGTTAGGGTGTCGGAGATCTATGATCAGCCAATGATTCCTGCAATGTATTCAGACATTGACTATTTTTCGAGAATTTCTGGACAGAAATTCAACACAATTGCAGTAAAATTCAGAGATGGCATGGTGAATGAAGGGAAAACACGTATTTCAGAACTTGAAGGAGTCAGGATAGATTCAGTGGATGAACTGAAGGATTACATTGATCAGGTTATGGGTCTGATGTATGCTTTTACGGGTTTTGCACTTATTTTTGGTGGGTCCATTGGTTTTTCGGCAATCTTCAACACCGTAACTATAAGTGTTATGGAACGAAGGGTCGAAATAGCAACCCTTAAGATGCTGGGATTTACGGATGGAGAAATCTTCAAGACTCTGGTACTGGAGGTCGTTTT
It encodes:
- a CDS encoding Nif3-like dinuclear metal center hexameric protein, with protein sequence MDLKLIEGFLDEYLKVHDFPDASTNGLQVEGSHDVEKIAFAVDASMQSFTYALECEAEMLIVHHGIIWNGVDRVTGLMKERLKFLLENELSLYAAHIPLDAHPEIGNNAMILRYIGIEPEDRFGDYKGTKIGYAGYANSEFEEILEILEDRFGEVGYMKFGDDYVEKIAVISGRGAGYIEEAKKEGVDLLITGEIEHTAYHAAKDCAMNIIYLGHYNSETPGVKALMNVAGDKLGVDVEFLDIPTDL
- a CDS encoding COG1361 S-layer family protein yields the protein MRKVIFILTAIMLALVTDAGAVSVDYTVNPSTPHPGDVFTIGVFVSSQGSVLRDLKITFMEQEENLAILKDGEEVSRLTRDVGDVYGNAKTSINLIAHSGGVYNLRVKVVYDYGTKSFEEVLSIRVLEKPSFRVSQYTIPELFPGSQSNVSFSILNSGGKARNLVAELVTPKGIISSGKIEKDAVDKGEAFNLMFNLSAVQSLKPDIYPMTLSLRFEDTFGNPYSENYSFSVRVEAKPAVIISDISTNPDSIYPGDSFTLSVTIQNSGKGKAENVRAVLSYPAGFSGETEGFAGDIESGTAKTVNFRIKVSKDVESGTYPFKLSVYSDSLGEVKEFEFSIFVNDFGDIDLEISGIYFSERPLTGSEFTLSFQLENVGQQTAKAVSIELELPDGFEGRNQYFTGTIEGGDSATASFDLKAPENPGDYIIRAKISYLDSRYERHEVERTFTLHVYSTESMGALYAGVLAVILVIAATLLWRRSKK
- a CDS encoding ABC transporter ATP-binding protein, which gives rise to MSLISLEDVWKTYRMDRVEVHALRGATLEVGEGEFVVILGPSGSGKTTLLNIIGGIDLPTKGKVYFRGRDISKLDDRELTLHRRKNVGFVFQFFNLLPTLTARENVMIAQELVDNSRDVDEVLEFVGLGDRASHFPSELSGGEQQRVAIARALVKNPPLILADEPTGSLDLETGKRVLRVMRDINRESKITFILVTHNSVIGEMADKIVRLRDGKVADIKINESPLEPEELEW
- a CDS encoding ABC transporter permease, with the translated sequence MVAILHLKVFRDIKAQKYQFLAIIFLIVAGVGLFSAFYMAYLNLSTTYHHFYNEMDFEDLSATFLPISQEKLEKVKRIDGIKDFVIRTTLYGVYERENREITLRIVTMPDKMAVNRLYLVEGRFPDKGENAILLLKNFADFHGIKPGEVIEATVDGKKVKFTVSGIVYSPEFLWIFESGSWITTPENYGVVFVNHRTLEKALGKELPPTEIHITVVDKSRVEGVINRVSDVIGKDNLITIYKREDQPSYRALKMDLDGFREMAVMFPALFYLISAMMIYILMSRLVREQRRVIAVLRATGYTKTEILVHYSLHSVISGIVGTAGGIVLGFVLSSVITDVYVGYLNIPYSIVGIYPDVIMFSFVMGMGVPAFAGILTALTAAKVEPASALRGIEVKSEGIRAEKLFAIFSRASLLTKFAVRNMFRTPRRTVYSIFAVMSSVVLLLVSLSFVDATNYVLDTQFNEITTYNVKVKTGSEEIYDRIKKMEEVEEAIKFIEAGVVIEKDGKRKATVLYALPADQNLINIFDMEGRRRLPPSDGVVLPEIIARELRISPGEVVYLTSPEFGKIKVRVSEIYDQPMIPAMYSDIDYFSRISGQKFNTIAVKFRDGMVNEGKTRISELEGVRIDSVDELKDYIDQVMGLMYAFTGFALIFGGSIGFSAIFNTVTISVMERRVEIATLKMLGFTDGEIFKTLVLEVVLMGFAGIVLGIPAGYYVAGKFFESFESELYLIPMRISLGSYAISVIFVLMVILLSMVPAFRYIRKMDIQKIASEFVG